Within the Dryobates pubescens isolate bDryPub1 chromosome 25, bDryPub1.pri, whole genome shotgun sequence genome, the region ACAGacacctcagcactgccagtCACACTCTGAACTCCAGCTCAGTACCAAACATGTTCTGGTGAGCAAAGTGCATTTCATACAGGCTGTAACTAAGTGGAGTCAGAGCTGCTTACCACTCTTACACAGCTCTTCTGAGTGACGCCCTggtctgctgcctgtgctcaaTCACTACAGAATTCAACTGTCAAGAGCCCACTGAGGAACTTCCTTCCCCTCATCTTTTTGGCCAAAGCAAGTGGAATTACTGACTTAATGAGTTTTTTGGGAAATCTTTAGGGAAAAGATCAGCTATGGGGAATCCCCCCCCACTGGGGCCTCTGAAAACAAGAATTTAGCATGAAACCAGTTGCAGAGCCCTGATCCCAGAGTTCTGCTTTGCTGTAACATGGGAGacttggctggcagcagcagctccctacCCGCTGCTTCCTGTCTGGGTTTGCTGTCACCCCTGTGGCGAAGCTGCGCAGCTGCCGCCGAACGTCATCTGAGTAGCTTCGAGTCTTCAGGCCTCCTGGACACAGGGACAGCGGTGGAGGATTCCTGTGCATGGGAGAGAACTGGGTTACAACTGACCCCAACAGAGTCATTCGCATTCATGGGAATTTTCTCACAAGTGGTCAAGCTGCCAAGAAAAGCCTAGCTCAAACCTAGGCTATCTTGAGATGCAAACCCAGCCTCTGCATCTCTACCCCTGCATCAGCTaactgcagcagaggaaaaaaagtcagcTCCCCTATGCCATAGTTACCTCTTCCTGCAACGGAACTTCTGCAGTGGGGTCAGAAAATccacctgctgcttctccatagCCTTCTGGTAGTGAATCTCATGCCAAAGCTGcaccagctgctccttctcttctgccttgCAATTCTAAAGCAAACCAGTATGTaagcaaccccctgccaggtaAGGCAGCCAGGCTTCCTATACAGGAGAACATCCTCAACAACTAGAAGCTTACTCAAGAGACTCCTACTGGCTTGACAAAGCTGACAGCACACGGCTCACCGTCCCTTCTCCAATGGacatggggagctgcctgcataattccttctttttcctggtGAAAAGGGCTACATTCCTAGGGGCCAGAATCCCTCACCTTGAGGTGACATACTCATATCTTCCCATCCTGGCTAGCCCTCTAAACTTGGCCTCCCCAAGACTTTTGCATCCTGAGCCCAAATTTTGTGGAAAAACTCCAAGAACAAAACTCCTCCTTTCACAAACCACAACTAACTCCATCATCATCCAgtccccttctttccctttagCTGATAAACGGTAACTGCCTGGAGCTTTAGCCTCTGCTCCAGGTCAGCCAAAGCACACACATCACCTTCCCCTACCATGTGCCAGCTGGAAGGGCTCCAGTGCTGCCCTTCAGGTACCTCCACACTAACAGCTCCCATTGCTGTTTTTTCACCCTGCTTTTTGTCCCCCTGAAGAAACCAAGGGCACATCCCTACCTCCAGGAGCCTGCAGGCTGTATCGTGATGCCCCTGACGAAGGTAGACAGACACAAAAGCGCGGACAACATGGATGTTAGTGAGAAAATACATCTCATGTCTGCATCCCATCATGGCCCTGACCAGCTTCTCCAGactaggagaggagctctggtgggcctggcagagctgtgctgctagATCCAGCAACTCGGCAGGTGGAGGATCCTCGCTTTTATTCGTGTTTAACATGGCCATGAACCGCTTCATCTTCATGTCCTGTTGGAAACCTTTCCTGTGCAATGCACAAAGTTGTGGTTAGATAAAAACTATTATCTCCTATTTTTAGCTTTTACAGAATgcctttacaaaaaaaaaaaaaaaaaagggggtggggaggaagaattTCACTCTGCTATTAAAAGCAGCCTGAAGACCTCAAACACTTACAATAAAAATAGACCCAAACCAGCCCTGAACAACTAAAACCACAT harbors:
- the ANHX gene encoding anomalous homeobox protein, whose product is MRAQAPEARGGPGQCRGFAVSPAAKGFQQDMKMKRFMAMLNTNKSEDPPPAELLDLAAQLCQAHQSSSPSLEKLVRAMMGCRHEMYFLTNIHVVRAFVSVYLRQGHHDTACRLLENCKAEEKEQLVQLWHEIHYQKAMEKQQVDFLTPLQKFRCRKRNPPPLSLCPGGLKTRSYSDDVRRQLRSFATGVTANPDRKQREELAKDMNLQPAQVYNWFANYRRRQKACPAPVEQLSGPCPSGALTCYLREEQGEGSYTPQAADGSCVGIGSEQLEITLRPCDPGWELSAADLDKPPEGTYLKMLESR